In a single window of the Gossypium hirsutum isolate 1008001.06 chromosome A13, Gossypium_hirsutum_v2.1, whole genome shotgun sequence genome:
- the LOC107893668 gene encoding uncharacterized protein isoform X2, whose amino-acid sequence MGFKRPFDDEDLQELPFKNRRQFGYDNKLTRFADTTPHEVEGGFHKHQWYEEFKSDALNDVAHLVDEDFETSAPLSLVTSTSSEEDISTGVTAISPVSSEYFDFDFPRRTFSPVEDDYYLLLDRSPRKQVPLGPNHQANVPSWGRHIKNIKFAQNEASKAADIDNEDNKMGTCIIPLPDLDLSANSSDKVGAGRFDCSCLDRGSLRCVQQHVTEARKLLRKSLGHEKFVKLGFYNMGEDVAYKWSEEDEEIFREVVYTNPVSLGKKFWKHLSVVFPSRSKRELVSYYFNVFILQRRAVQNRSSSLDIDSDDDELCGNQPSYKVQALEEDEDSAIESLADMEDQANDDDDNDVDDDSGDSDGDNYVGYYSSAATREDYGINLPYKGPVTKSFDKSWFDPVFQPMDKVFGTVEDFNVQEDSCMSFEFQPNMVDSHCLVDTKANLHAGGMKTEISQSLQGKLDDSSELVSNVYLLDNYDAKIWDTRYSTTSTKGIDLQPTCNIIEEIFGQDT is encoded by the exons ATGGGATTTAAGCGGCCTTTTGATGATGAGGACCTGCAGGAACTTCCTTTCAAGAATCGAAGACAGTTTGGCTATGATAACAAGCTGACTCGGTTTGCTGATACTACTCCCCATG AAGTTGAGGGTGGGTTTCATAAACACCAGTGGTATGAAGAATTTAAAAGTGATGCTCTTAATGATGTTGCTCATTTGGTTGACGAGGATTTTGAGACTAGTGCTCCGTTATCTTTGGTCACTAGCACTTCTAGTGAGGAAGATATAAGCACTGGTGTAACAGCAATTTCACCTGTTTCATCTGAATATTTTGACTTCGATTTCCCCCGAAGAACATTTTCTCCTGTTGAGGATGACTATTATTTACTCTTGGATCGGTCTCCTCGAAAACAAGTTCCACTTGGGCCAAATCATCAAGCCAATGTTCCATCATGGGGTAGGCACATAAAGAATATTAAGTTTGCACAGAATGAAGCATCTAAAGCTGCAGATATTGACAATGAAGATAATAAGATGGGGACATGTATCATTCCATTGCCAGATTTAGATTTGTCTGCTAACAGCAGTGATAAAGTTGGTGCTGGAAGATTCGACTGTAGTTGCCTGGATAGGGGCTCTTTAAGATGTGTGCAACAGCATGTTACGGAGGCACGAAAACTACTACGAAAATCCCTTGGGCATGAAAAATTCGTGAAACTGGGGTTTTATAACATGGGAGAGGATGTAGCATATAAATGgagtgaagaagatgaagagatcTTTCGTGAGGTTGTTTACACTAATCCTGTGTCATTGGGTAAGAAGTTTTGGAAGCACTTGTCTGTGGTTTTCCCATCACGATCTAAGAGAGAGCTTGTCAGCTATTATTTCAATGTCTTCATCCTTCAGAGGCGAGCTGTTCAGAACAGATCCAGTAGTCTGGACATCGACAGTGATGATGATGAGTTGTGTGGAAATCAACCGTCTTATAAAGTTCAAGCTTTAGAGGAAGATGAAGACTCTGCGATTGAGTCTCTTGCTGATATGGAAGATCAGGCAAACGATGATGACGACAATGATGTGGATGATGATAGTGGTGACTCTGATGGTGATAATTATGTTGGATATTATAGCAGTGCTGCAACAAGGGAGGATTATGGTATCAACCTTCCGTATAAAGGACCTGTTACAAAGTCATTTGATAAGAGCTGGTTCGATCCTGTTTTTCAACCAATGGACAAGGTTTTTGGAACTGTGGAGGATTTCAATGTACAAGAAGACTCATGTATGTCTTTTGAGTTTCAGCCAAACATGGTTGACTCTCATTGTCTTGTTGACACAAAGGCCAATTTGCATGCTGGTGGAATGAAAACTGAGATTAGTCAGTCTTTGCAGGGTAAACTAGATGATTCTAGTGAGCTGGTGAGCAATGTGTATTTATTGGATAATTATGATGCAAAAATCTGGGACACTAGGTATTCAACGACTTCAACGAAGGGCATCGATCTCCAGCCAACGTGCAACATTATTGAAGAGATTTTTGGACAAGACACCTGA
- the LOC107893668 gene encoding uncharacterized protein isoform X1, with protein sequence MGFKRPFDDEDLQELPFKNRRQFGYDNKLTRFADTTPHVEVEGGFHKHQWYEEFKSDALNDVAHLVDEDFETSAPLSLVTSTSSEEDISTGVTAISPVSSEYFDFDFPRRTFSPVEDDYYLLLDRSPRKQVPLGPNHQANVPSWGRHIKNIKFAQNEASKAADIDNEDNKMGTCIIPLPDLDLSANSSDKVGAGRFDCSCLDRGSLRCVQQHVTEARKLLRKSLGHEKFVKLGFYNMGEDVAYKWSEEDEEIFREVVYTNPVSLGKKFWKHLSVVFPSRSKRELVSYYFNVFILQRRAVQNRSSSLDIDSDDDELCGNQPSYKVQALEEDEDSAIESLADMEDQANDDDDNDVDDDSGDSDGDNYVGYYSSAATREDYGINLPYKGPVTKSFDKSWFDPVFQPMDKVFGTVEDFNVQEDSCMSFEFQPNMVDSHCLVDTKANLHAGGMKTEISQSLQGKLDDSSELVSNVYLLDNYDAKIWDTRYSTTSTKGIDLQPTCNIIEEIFGQDT encoded by the exons ATGGGATTTAAGCGGCCTTTTGATGATGAGGACCTGCAGGAACTTCCTTTCAAGAATCGAAGACAGTTTGGCTATGATAACAAGCTGACTCGGTTTGCTGATACTACTCCCCATG TAGAAGTTGAGGGTGGGTTTCATAAACACCAGTGGTATGAAGAATTTAAAAGTGATGCTCTTAATGATGTTGCTCATTTGGTTGACGAGGATTTTGAGACTAGTGCTCCGTTATCTTTGGTCACTAGCACTTCTAGTGAGGAAGATATAAGCACTGGTGTAACAGCAATTTCACCTGTTTCATCTGAATATTTTGACTTCGATTTCCCCCGAAGAACATTTTCTCCTGTTGAGGATGACTATTATTTACTCTTGGATCGGTCTCCTCGAAAACAAGTTCCACTTGGGCCAAATCATCAAGCCAATGTTCCATCATGGGGTAGGCACATAAAGAATATTAAGTTTGCACAGAATGAAGCATCTAAAGCTGCAGATATTGACAATGAAGATAATAAGATGGGGACATGTATCATTCCATTGCCAGATTTAGATTTGTCTGCTAACAGCAGTGATAAAGTTGGTGCTGGAAGATTCGACTGTAGTTGCCTGGATAGGGGCTCTTTAAGATGTGTGCAACAGCATGTTACGGAGGCACGAAAACTACTACGAAAATCCCTTGGGCATGAAAAATTCGTGAAACTGGGGTTTTATAACATGGGAGAGGATGTAGCATATAAATGgagtgaagaagatgaagagatcTTTCGTGAGGTTGTTTACACTAATCCTGTGTCATTGGGTAAGAAGTTTTGGAAGCACTTGTCTGTGGTTTTCCCATCACGATCTAAGAGAGAGCTTGTCAGCTATTATTTCAATGTCTTCATCCTTCAGAGGCGAGCTGTTCAGAACAGATCCAGTAGTCTGGACATCGACAGTGATGATGATGAGTTGTGTGGAAATCAACCGTCTTATAAAGTTCAAGCTTTAGAGGAAGATGAAGACTCTGCGATTGAGTCTCTTGCTGATATGGAAGATCAGGCAAACGATGATGACGACAATGATGTGGATGATGATAGTGGTGACTCTGATGGTGATAATTATGTTGGATATTATAGCAGTGCTGCAACAAGGGAGGATTATGGTATCAACCTTCCGTATAAAGGACCTGTTACAAAGTCATTTGATAAGAGCTGGTTCGATCCTGTTTTTCAACCAATGGACAAGGTTTTTGGAACTGTGGAGGATTTCAATGTACAAGAAGACTCATGTATGTCTTTTGAGTTTCAGCCAAACATGGTTGACTCTCATTGTCTTGTTGACACAAAGGCCAATTTGCATGCTGGTGGAATGAAAACTGAGATTAGTCAGTCTTTGCAGGGTAAACTAGATGATTCTAGTGAGCTGGTGAGCAATGTGTATTTATTGGATAATTATGATGCAAAAATCTGGGACACTAGGTATTCAACGACTTCAACGAAGGGCATCGATCTCCAGCCAACGTGCAACATTATTGAAGAGATTTTTGGACAAGACACCTGA